From the genome of Candidatus Aramenus sp. CH1, one region includes:
- a CDS encoding rhodanese-like domain-containing protein, with translation MQVIEEYSSPFYRHIIDLPASVVRRLWKRGDVLILDVRTPQEYEDHHIPGALLVPLDYLEVLAKYLPEKDVAVVCEHGNRARFATYGMPHVYKKKAIYMPGGIMAWMGMGYEVESGMDENGLKWQEWLEKEMNQ, from the coding sequence ATGCAAGTTATAGAGGAGTATAGCTCTCCGTTCTACAGACACATAATAGACTTACCTGCATCAGTTGTCAGAAGGCTATGGAAAAGAGGCGATGTCTTGATCCTAGACGTTAGAACGCCACAAGAATATGAAGACCACCACATACCTGGGGCTCTCCTTGTGCCCTTGGACTACCTAGAGGTATTAGCCAAATACCTTCCAGAAAAGGACGTTGCAGTGGTTTGCGAACACGGTAATAGGGCTAGGTTTGCTACCTACGGTATGCCACACGTGTATAAGAAGAAGGCAATATACATGCCTGGAGGCATTATGGCTTGGATGGGCATGGGATACGAAGTGGAGAGCGGAATGGACGAAAACGGCCTCAAGTGGCAGGAGTGGCTAGAAAAGGAGATGAACCAATAG
- a CDS encoding thermopsin codes for MKQVLLIILLILPVIALPAFHSQASASYPTGMTFFPLTYKVTSSLVEGVAYVRNLTIGPSYLPNGQFFASGNASLQLNAMLNGSFWAQDVALIHQVNSTYFLVTMVVNFWNLTGPFVGVRNTTTFQGLGVICYQGPTFPVKTPFNLTLFMTLNRSLDFGYSVNGKEKIYLSLPYSGYFVMGGLSKIGLPNDLELVWGGPGGGSVVQISGEITENLYYKSSSGLQVVPDALSVGLDTAESAYGLAVSGNLDNIFHPFAVLSPGYNSPSVLWPIPPSISVTQLNKTLIVKLSINDMPLPGQVVEVLYPTITGFKVGFENVTNGTGSVVFPNASADVYSVYYPGNFSLAPNYYVSSSISPALNQAVSKLVSGFENLLNFLRNYNFKKALSSDFTRVEYKAPQSEVNLTLIEYISAFLAGVLISAILVKYKF; via the coding sequence ATGAAACAAGTATTGCTTATAATTCTCTTAATATTGCCAGTGATCGCATTGCCCGCCTTTCACTCACAAGCCTCGGCCTCCTATCCCACTGGGATGACCTTCTTCCCATTGACCTATAAGGTAACTTCCTCCTTGGTGGAGGGAGTTGCTTACGTCCGCAACCTCACCATCGGTCCCTCCTATTTACCCAATGGACAGTTTTTCGCCTCCGGGAACGCATCCCTACAGCTCAACGCAATGCTGAACGGTAGCTTTTGGGCACAAGACGTTGCCTTAATTCACCAAGTCAACTCGACGTATTTTCTGGTAACAATGGTAGTCAACTTCTGGAACCTTACTGGTCCCTTTGTTGGGGTTAGGAACACAACGACTTTCCAAGGACTTGGCGTGATCTGCTATCAAGGACCTACGTTTCCTGTAAAGACTCCCTTTAATTTGACTTTATTTATGACGTTAAACAGGAGCCTGGATTTCGGTTACAGCGTTAACGGCAAGGAAAAGATCTACCTTTCCCTTCCCTATTCGGGCTACTTTGTAATGGGTGGATTGAGCAAAATTGGGCTACCTAACGACTTGGAACTTGTTTGGGGAGGGCCTGGGGGAGGTAGCGTTGTTCAAATTAGCGGGGAAATCACGGAAAACCTTTACTACAAGTCCTCCTCTGGGTTACAAGTAGTACCAGACGCGTTAAGCGTAGGTCTGGACACAGCCGAGAGCGCTTACGGCCTCGCCGTATCCGGCAACTTGGACAACATATTCCACCCGTTCGCCGTCCTAAGCCCAGGGTACAACTCTCCCTCAGTGCTGTGGCCTATCCCTCCAAGCATATCTGTAACGCAACTGAACAAGACGCTCATAGTTAAGCTGAGCATTAACGATATGCCTCTTCCTGGCCAAGTTGTTGAAGTGCTGTATCCAACCATTACGGGTTTCAAGGTGGGCTTTGAAAATGTGACCAATGGGACGGGTTCTGTTGTGTTTCCTAACGCCTCTGCAGACGTGTACTCGGTTTACTATCCAGGCAACTTCAGTCTAGCCCCTAACTACTACGTTTCCTCTTCCATATCCCCAGCCCTTAACCAAGCCGTCTCAAAACTGGTCTCCGGCTTTGAGAACTTGCTGAACTTCCTCAGAAACTACAACTTCAAGAAGGCGCTTTCCTCAGACTTTACCCGCGTGGAGTACAAGGCCCCTCAATCTGAAGTAAACCTAACATTAATTGAATATATTTCCGCCTTCCTTGCAGGAGTTTTAATATCTGCAATCCTTGTTAAATATAAGTTTTAA
- a CDS encoding cobalt-precorrin-4/precorrin-4 C(11)-methyltransferase: MKVYIVGVGPGDPELLTLKALKVIRESDVIFYTGSLVSPEIVKLFHGKRTFDTSSMETEEIVGQAVKEAREGRKVSIVHDGDPSIYGAISEQVFLLEKEGLEVEVIPGVSSFQLSASLLKLELTCPQGPQSVIITRLPYRTDYERKMVLDKNASIVIFLSIHLIDKVKEQLLSVFPEDFPVAVVYHAGWPDQKVLTGELKELDELVKRNKIYKTAIIIVSQCLKREERRSNLYSGSFTHSYRRAKQ, from the coding sequence TTGAAAGTTTACATAGTGGGAGTGGGTCCAGGGGATCCTGAGCTCCTAACGCTGAAGGCCCTAAAGGTAATAAGGGAATCGGACGTAATTTTTTACACCGGTTCGTTAGTAAGCCCTGAGATTGTGAAGTTATTTCATGGAAAGAGGACTTTTGATACTTCCTCAATGGAAACTGAGGAAATAGTAGGACAAGCCGTTAAAGAGGCAAGGGAGGGAAGGAAGGTCTCGATAGTCCACGACGGCGATCCGTCAATCTACGGCGCCATCAGTGAGCAGGTATTTCTCCTAGAGAAAGAGGGACTCGAGGTGGAGGTAATCCCGGGGGTTAGCTCCTTCCAGCTCTCTGCCTCGTTACTTAAGCTGGAACTTACCTGCCCTCAAGGTCCCCAGAGCGTGATAATAACCAGACTGCCTTATAGGACAGACTACGAGAGGAAGATGGTACTCGACAAAAACGCCTCCATCGTAATATTCCTCTCTATTCATTTAATAGACAAGGTCAAGGAACAACTGCTCTCGGTGTTCCCTGAGGACTTCCCGGTGGCGGTCGTGTACCACGCTGGCTGGCCAGACCAGAAGGTGTTAACTGGGGAGTTAAAGGAACTGGACGAGCTGGTGAAGAGGAACAAGATCTACAAGACTGCCATAATAATAGTGAGCCAGTGTCTGAAAAGGGAGGAAAGGCGCAGCAACCTTTATTCTGGTTCCTTTACCCACTCTTATAGGAGAGCAAAGCAATGA
- a CDS encoding 4a-hydroxytetrahydrobiopterin dehydratase, whose protein sequence is MKKLSEEEVNQALKGLSGWRLEGNKIRKEFKFNDFKQSIQFLNLVQPVADGLNHHPDVCVYYNRVVVELTTHDVGGLTDLDFELAQKLDDLSNYVKS, encoded by the coding sequence ATGAAGAAACTGTCGGAAGAAGAGGTAAACCAGGCTCTTAAGGGCCTATCTGGGTGGAGACTCGAGGGGAACAAAATCAGGAAGGAGTTCAAGTTCAACGACTTCAAGCAGTCAATCCAATTCCTTAACCTCGTACAACCAGTGGCAGATGGCCTAAACCACCACCCCGACGTCTGCGTGTACTACAACAGGGTGGTAGTGGAACTGACAACGCACGACGTTGGAGGGTTAACCGACCTCGACTTTGAGCTAGCCCAAAAGTTAGACGACTTGAGCAACTACGTCAAGTCCTAG
- a CDS encoding NfeD family protein, which produces MASHVVVPIIIIIVVIIALIVTGYITDPLVDIPSLALIGFLTYRMVYVIVKTRHRNFYSYAGKVGKAVDDLAPNKPGYVLIEGEYWQAVSNEPISAGEPVIVVGKQGFILVVKKANRDEVVV; this is translated from the coding sequence ATGGCATCACACGTAGTTGTCCCGATCATTATTATCATTGTAGTCATCATTGCACTTATCGTAACGGGGTACATTACTGATCCTCTAGTGGACATACCTTCCTTGGCGTTGATCGGGTTCCTGACATATAGAATGGTGTACGTCATTGTAAAGACAAGGCATAGAAACTTCTATAGTTACGCTGGAAAGGTGGGAAAGGCGGTAGATGATTTAGCCCCTAATAAGCCAGGCTATGTGCTTATAGAAGGGGAGTATTGGCAAGCAGTTTCCAACGAGCCCATAAGCGCAGGGGAACCCGTGATAGTGGTCGGAAAACAAGGATTTATACTCGTCGTCAAGAAGGCAAATAGAGATGAGGTTGTCGTATAA
- a CDS encoding 4Fe-4S binding protein produces MEFLQAVILLYIVGDMIGNFVILFYVLRKGVVNRKAVFFLSSILLYMAMEASDIGYVLFLHGSLMVEPISLIVASIPILLSVVGKDRVVAWREDKTSSMTLALTVLIDELSMGYAYSLAFGPRADFLIASVSNPAFGAMMLADAVFFLLLSKPRNITEFSMFTFASSMVFMPNVFYTLRMEAQLIGSIVSSLFMIVNIVMLYLIQIRRASFNAQLLAISLSGFDFLMMLGLSEFSVSNDLTLISIAMVVSMFWYFILTFYKFSDRRVTGLKYPIAFMTLANLAELAMGFGESVLGFNVTNAIFHPSKMMSMNGHMMMRSPFSNPFWWIFPMNPYSMTVMTFKNALTSSHNLLYADFWGSYMLIMMTTMAPFYVIMMGAEMSYLVYERYKSLKNRSLKSWTLGIIAGIPLFVWLIPYYTSFYVFGMSGMIFPVTLVSFAVSLAAVILSSSLFGKRAYCNLACMSAHMWTNVFYDQFKPKKDHKFWNYFRWAPFSLMILAMAYWVLIEVGIAKPPKLGMLSVNPLDLFGMFTLNYVWWFMFFLTPVFGAYSCSRQGWCGFGTFTGIFNKVLFKVKAKDVSDCKACQSLSCEKACPQKIEIRKDVLNKGYSNRISCVGCGDCVEACPYNNLYIFDVTSLFKTR; encoded by the coding sequence TAACTTCGTGATCCTGTTTTACGTTCTACGTAAAGGAGTTGTTAATAGAAAGGCCGTGTTTTTCCTATCCTCCATACTCCTGTACATGGCGATGGAGGCCTCCGATATAGGTTATGTGCTATTCCTCCACGGCTCACTAATGGTGGAGCCAATCTCCTTAATTGTAGCATCTATACCCATCCTACTCTCGGTCGTAGGAAAGGACAGGGTGGTAGCGTGGAGGGAGGACAAGACGTCTTCTATGACGCTAGCCCTTACCGTGTTAATAGACGAGTTGTCCATGGGCTACGCTTACTCTCTAGCCTTTGGGCCTAGAGCTGATTTCCTCATAGCCTCAGTGAGTAATCCAGCGTTTGGTGCCATGATGCTGGCAGACGCCGTATTTTTCCTCTTACTTTCGAAGCCGAGAAACATTACAGAATTTAGCATGTTCACGTTTGCCTCGTCCATGGTATTCATGCCTAACGTTTTCTACACCCTTAGGATGGAGGCTCAGCTCATAGGCTCCATAGTATCATCGCTGTTCATGATAGTGAATATCGTAATGCTTTACCTAATCCAGATCAGGAGAGCTTCTTTCAATGCGCAGCTATTGGCCATATCACTTTCAGGCTTCGATTTCCTCATGATGTTGGGGCTGTCAGAATTCTCAGTTAGCAACGACCTCACTCTCATTAGCATAGCCATGGTTGTTTCAATGTTCTGGTACTTTATCTTGACCTTCTACAAGTTCTCGGACCGGAGGGTAACTGGACTCAAGTACCCAATAGCCTTTATGACCTTAGCAAACTTGGCTGAGCTAGCAATGGGATTTGGGGAGAGCGTCTTGGGCTTTAACGTTACCAACGCGATTTTCCATCCCTCTAAGATGATGTCGATGAATGGACATATGATGATGAGAAGTCCCTTCTCTAACCCATTCTGGTGGATTTTCCCAATGAACCCATACTCAATGACAGTGATGACATTCAAGAACGCACTTACCTCCTCCCATAACTTGCTTTACGCCGACTTCTGGGGCTCTTACATGTTAATTATGATGACAACCATGGCTCCCTTTTACGTTATAATGATGGGGGCTGAGATGTCCTATCTCGTATACGAGAGATACAAAAGCCTTAAGAACAGGAGCCTTAAGTCGTGGACATTGGGTATTATAGCCGGAATACCACTCTTCGTCTGGCTTATCCCGTACTACACAAGTTTCTACGTGTTTGGGATGAGCGGAATGATATTCCCAGTGACGTTAGTCTCCTTCGCAGTATCTCTAGCAGCGGTGATCTTATCCTCTTCCCTGTTTGGGAAGAGGGCTTACTGCAACCTCGCGTGCATGTCTGCCCACATGTGGACTAACGTGTTCTACGACCAGTTTAAGCCCAAGAAAGACCACAAGTTCTGGAACTACTTTAGGTGGGCCCCATTCTCGCTGATGATCCTTGCCATGGCTTATTGGGTGCTAATCGAGGTAGGGATCGCTAAACCTCCTAAGCTAGGTATGCTAAGCGTAAACCCCTTAGATCTGTTCGGCATGTTCACCTTAAATTACGTATGGTGGTTTATGTTCTTCCTAACGCCAGTATTTGGGGCTTACTCGTGCTCTAGGCAGGGTTGGTGTGGTTTCGGGACGTTTACCGGGATCTTTAATAAAGTCCTGTTTAAGGTAAAGGCGAAGGACGTCAGCGACTGCAAGGCATGCCAAAGTCTGTCGTGCGAGAAAGCATGCCCTCAGAAGATAGAGATAAGGAAGGACGTCCTCAATAAGGGGTACAGTAATAGGATTAGTTGCGTAGGGTGTGGGGATTGCGTGGAAGCTTGTCCATACAATAATCTCTACATCTTCGACGTAACGAGCTTATTTAAGACTAGGTAG
- a CDS encoding precorrin-2 C(20)-methyltransferase has product MRLYGIGVGPGDPELLTLKALKVIRESDVVVVPYTSRMLTYNAVKDYLKDKEVILFNLPIRRNREEYKKLTEQISSYDKVAYVTLGDPAFYSSFYRLAEFLEPYEVVPGVTSFSWCSAFHKIPIVLGRENVLISTEYPPMRVDKVIVMKREEKIGTYCGNDYFTVSILKKQLRVLER; this is encoded by the coding sequence ATGAGACTTTACGGAATAGGCGTGGGTCCAGGGGATCCTGAGCTCCTAACGCTGAAGGCCCTAAAGGTAATAAGGGAATCGGACGTGGTTGTAGTACCATATACGTCTCGCATGCTCACCTATAACGCAGTTAAGGACTACTTAAAGGACAAGGAAGTGATTCTCTTCAACTTGCCAATAAGGAGGAATAGAGAGGAGTATAAAAAGCTGACAGAACAGATCTCAAGTTACGATAAAGTAGCCTACGTAACCTTAGGTGACCCGGCCTTCTACAGCTCTTTTTATAGGCTGGCCGAGTTCTTGGAACCCTACGAGGTCGTCCCCGGGGTTACGTCTTTCTCGTGGTGTTCCGCTTTCCACAAGATCCCCATAGTCCTAGGGAGAGAAAACGTGTTAATATCTACAGAGTACCCTCCAATGCGCGTCGACAAGGTAATCGTAATGAAAAGGGAAGAGAAAATAGGGACTTACTGCGGAAACGATTACTTTACCGTGTCTATACTTAAAAAACAGCTCAGAGTTCTAGAGCGCTGA
- a CDS encoding TIGR00266 family protein yields MPQYQILGDDLQYLKVMLAPGEGFYADAGHMVIKSDSVRLQTKLRGGILSGIKRALTGGSFFVTEFYGPGEVVLSGAFPGKIFPVQLQGRGILAESHSFLGAETSVEYEATMSRLSAGILGGEGIFMAKFRGVGNVFLHAYGGLIVKDLAPGEAIQVEASHLLAFEEGMNYSVQLVGGLRTMLFGGEGLFFVTISGPGRVWIHTLTAEQLASSLIPFLPSGQQGGIGLGI; encoded by the coding sequence ATGCCACAATATCAAATTTTAGGAGATGACCTCCAGTATTTGAAAGTTATGCTTGCTCCGGGCGAAGGTTTTTACGCTGACGCAGGACACATGGTGATTAAGTCCGACTCTGTTAGGCTACAGACAAAGCTAAGAGGAGGGATTTTATCCGGCATAAAGAGGGCTCTCACTGGGGGGTCTTTCTTTGTAACGGAGTTCTATGGGCCAGGAGAAGTAGTCCTTTCAGGGGCGTTCCCAGGGAAGATATTCCCCGTACAGTTACAGGGAAGGGGAATACTTGCAGAGTCCCACTCCTTCCTTGGGGCAGAGACGTCAGTGGAGTACGAAGCGACTATGAGTAGACTCTCGGCAGGTATACTGGGAGGGGAAGGCATCTTCATGGCAAAATTTAGAGGTGTAGGGAACGTGTTCCTTCACGCCTACGGAGGGCTAATAGTGAAAGACCTAGCCCCTGGTGAGGCAATACAAGTGGAAGCCTCCCACTTGCTAGCGTTTGAGGAAGGGATGAATTATTCCGTCCAATTAGTAGGAGGACTTAGAACGATGCTATTTGGCGGCGAGGGCTTATTCTTCGTCACGATCTCCGGGCCAGGGAGAGTGTGGATACACACCCTAACTGCCGAGCAATTGGCGAGCTCCCTTATTCCCTTCCTTCCTTCTGGGCAACAGGGAGGAATAGGACTGGGAATTTGA
- a CDS encoding xanthine dehydrogenase family protein molybdopterin-binding subunit yields MSRYIGKRIKRKEDPKLITGQGKYVDDIDFPGTLYLAIVRSPVAHATLKKVNVSDALKLSGVVGVITGLNLRVENRPSNFPMAKTELLYVGQPVAAVVAKDKYTAYDAAELIQVDYDSLPAVTDPEEALKDDVKAVEGKSNVAYRKTYSSGNPEKAISEADISFEEKLVISRVYPAAMEPRGVLSVYQQGFLTVYLSTQSPHYTRRYLLDAFADKVKDIRVIQPDIGGAFGSKLFPYPEDYITVYASLLYERPVKWIATRSEDIRQTYHARGQIHKVKVGAKRDGTLTGIVDDLIIDLGAASHGTYLADITAQMLPGPYSIRDIKVEVYGVYTNKTPLDQYRGAGRPEATFVIERIMSILADELKMDEIELRRKNLIKSTPYVNPFGVKYDNGDYASLLNKAEQVYREMERKAEKLRSEGRKVGVGFSFYLEMNNFGPWESASVRVRGDGRVLVIIGAAPHGQGTATGIAQIVADELGVDIENVDVVWGDTSTIGEGYGTYGSRSLTLAGNAALLASRKVKEKAIRLAAQFLKSDPQELEYKDGKVVNPKTGKSMTLKEIAAKSMSVLGGVWRYKEEPGLEGTAYFGLDNLTYPYGSHVALVEVDDTGFVKVLDYYAIDDIGLVVNPMLAEGQVMGGVIQGFGETVLEEVVHDKEGNLLTGTFGDYMIPTAVEAFNIKWEYMEKGKSDAPLPTKGIGEGATIGTPPSVLRAMEKAIGKRLTKLPTLPWDL; encoded by the coding sequence ATGTCGAGGTACATAGGGAAGAGGATCAAAAGGAAGGAGGATCCAAAGCTCATAACCGGACAAGGTAAATACGTAGACGACATAGATTTTCCCGGGACCTTATACCTCGCCATAGTTAGAAGCCCTGTAGCCCACGCCACACTAAAGAAGGTAAACGTCTCTGACGCCCTTAAGTTAAGCGGGGTTGTAGGCGTAATTACAGGCCTCAACTTGAGAGTCGAAAACAGGCCTAGCAACTTCCCCATGGCTAAGACTGAACTACTATATGTGGGGCAACCGGTAGCCGCAGTTGTGGCGAAGGACAAGTACACTGCTTACGACGCGGCAGAGCTAATACAAGTAGACTACGATAGCCTACCCGCTGTGACCGACCCTGAGGAGGCACTTAAGGACGACGTGAAAGCAGTGGAAGGAAAAAGTAACGTTGCATACAGGAAGACCTATTCTTCTGGAAACCCGGAAAAGGCAATTTCAGAAGCTGACATCTCCTTTGAGGAGAAGCTTGTCATAAGCAGGGTTTACCCGGCGGCCATGGAACCAAGAGGAGTCCTCTCAGTATACCAACAGGGCTTCTTGACCGTTTACTTGTCAACTCAGTCTCCCCACTACACGAGGAGGTACTTGTTGGACGCCTTTGCTGACAAGGTAAAGGACATTAGGGTTATACAGCCAGATATTGGTGGTGCGTTTGGCTCTAAGCTCTTCCCCTACCCAGAAGACTACATAACTGTCTACGCCAGCCTGCTTTACGAAAGACCGGTGAAGTGGATAGCTACAAGGAGTGAGGATATCAGACAGACCTACCATGCAAGAGGGCAAATACACAAGGTGAAGGTGGGTGCCAAGAGAGACGGAACTTTGACGGGCATTGTTGATGACCTGATAATAGACCTAGGGGCAGCTTCCCATGGTACCTACTTGGCTGACATAACCGCGCAGATGCTCCCTGGCCCTTACTCCATTAGGGACATTAAGGTAGAGGTCTACGGCGTCTACACTAACAAGACTCCCCTTGACCAGTATAGGGGAGCAGGAAGGCCTGAGGCCACGTTCGTCATAGAGAGGATTATGTCCATACTCGCGGACGAGCTAAAGATGGACGAGATAGAGCTAAGGAGAAAGAACTTAATTAAGAGCACTCCTTACGTCAATCCCTTCGGAGTTAAGTACGATAATGGAGATTACGCGTCCCTCTTGAACAAGGCAGAACAAGTCTACAGGGAAATGGAGAGAAAGGCAGAGAAGTTGAGGAGCGAAGGAAGGAAAGTGGGAGTGGGCTTCTCCTTCTACCTAGAGATGAACAACTTCGGACCATGGGAGAGCGCATCTGTGAGGGTTAGGGGAGACGGTAGAGTTCTAGTAATAATTGGGGCTGCACCTCACGGTCAAGGTACGGCTACAGGAATTGCCCAGATAGTAGCGGACGAGCTAGGAGTGGACATAGAAAACGTTGACGTGGTATGGGGAGACACGAGTACCATAGGCGAGGGCTACGGAACTTACGGTAGCAGGAGCCTAACGTTAGCAGGAAACGCTGCTCTACTGGCGTCAAGGAAAGTGAAGGAAAAGGCGATAAGACTAGCAGCCCAGTTCCTCAAGAGCGACCCACAGGAGCTGGAGTACAAGGACGGCAAGGTCGTCAACCCGAAGACAGGGAAGTCCATGACGCTAAAGGAAATAGCAGCAAAAAGCATGTCAGTTCTAGGAGGTGTGTGGAGGTATAAGGAAGAGCCCGGACTTGAGGGAACGGCGTACTTTGGGCTTGACAACTTAACGTATCCATATGGAAGCCACGTGGCCTTAGTAGAGGTAGACGACACGGGCTTCGTAAAGGTCCTAGACTACTACGCAATAGACGACATAGGGCTAGTAGTGAACCCAATGCTAGCAGAGGGTCAAGTAATGGGAGGAGTAATCCAGGGGTTTGGCGAGACAGTACTCGAAGAAGTAGTCCACGACAAGGAGGGAAACCTACTAACTGGTACATTTGGGGACTACATGATACCAACCGCAGTTGAGGCGTTCAACATAAAGTGGGAGTACATGGAGAAGGGCAAGTCAGACGCTCCGCTACCAACTAAGGGCATTGGAGAGGGGGCCACCATAGGTACACCTCCATCGGTGCTGAGGGCCATGGAAAAGGCGATAGGCAAGAGGCTCACCAAGTTGCCGACTTTACCATGGGATCTCTAA
- a CDS encoding gamma-glutamylcyclotransferase: MYLFVYGSLRYGFELHHFLKDSRYVGFGYTEGFKMYDLGSYPGVIKGDGVIWGEVYEIDENLLRKLDEIEDYRGREDDLYVRSKTRVYFDQKRKYYLDNVYLYVYNQDISYRDEIESGDYAAYVGMPRVINYFAYAENTNLNVLKERGVKKILKEIKAVLPGYKMIFNIKCKYGYCANIKEFEGGRICGYVYVMFEDDLNFLDKAEEHLIRYVRETFKVVDENGKEYFGLAYVSDYKEGEEKPSEEYVKAIVEGVRRGWGDKCISTGLI; this comes from the coding sequence TTGTACCTTTTCGTTTACGGGAGCCTTAGGTACGGCTTCGAGTTACACCACTTCTTAAAGGACAGTAGGTACGTTGGTTTTGGCTACACTGAAGGCTTTAAGATGTACGACCTGGGGAGTTATCCCGGCGTTATTAAAGGGGACGGAGTGATATGGGGGGAGGTGTACGAGATAGACGAGAACCTATTGAGGAAACTGGATGAGATAGAGGACTACAGAGGTAGGGAAGACGACCTCTACGTTAGGAGTAAGACGAGGGTCTACTTTGACCAAAAAAGGAAGTACTACCTTGATAACGTTTACCTATACGTGTACAACCAAGACATCTCCTATAGGGACGAGATAGAGAGCGGCGACTATGCAGCCTACGTTGGCATGCCTAGGGTGATCAACTACTTCGCCTATGCGGAAAACACCAACTTGAACGTGCTAAAGGAGAGGGGAGTGAAGAAGATCCTCAAGGAGATTAAGGCAGTACTCCCTGGTTACAAGATGATCTTTAACATAAAGTGCAAGTACGGTTACTGTGCAAACATAAAGGAGTTTGAAGGAGGGAGAATATGCGGTTACGTGTACGTCATGTTCGAGGACGACCTTAACTTTTTGGACAAGGCCGAGGAACACTTGATAAGGTACGTCAGGGAGACGTTCAAGGTAGTCGACGAAAATGGAAAGGAGTACTTTGGGCTTGCTTACGTCTCCGACTACAAGGAAGGTGAGGAAAAGCCCTCCGAGGAATACGTTAAGGCAATAGTCGAGGGCGTAAGGAGAGGATGGGGAGACAAGTGCATTTCCACTGGGCTCATCTAG
- a CDS encoding DUF2203 family protein has product MSEDSEYIYFDLESARKLLPWLKSELQTLKQLRYSTEIVLVNGNKEELEKYAANIDKIVREITGKGIILRNPDIGLVDFPAVINGRPAYLCWKVDEDDIRYWHYVEEGFRGRKEITGKEDILSFL; this is encoded by the coding sequence ATGAGCGAGGACAGCGAGTACATATATTTCGACCTAGAATCGGCGAGAAAGCTCCTACCGTGGCTCAAGAGCGAACTACAGACCTTAAAGCAATTAAGGTACTCCACGGAGATAGTGCTAGTTAATGGAAACAAAGAAGAACTGGAGAAATACGCAGCTAACATCGACAAGATCGTGAGGGAGATAACCGGGAAAGGCATTATACTTAGGAATCCGGATATTGGACTAGTAGATTTTCCTGCAGTAATAAATGGGAGGCCAGCGTACTTGTGCTGGAAAGTGGACGAGGACGACATAAGGTACTGGCACTACGTAGAAGAGGGGTTCAGAGGGAGAAAGGAAATCACGGGAAAGGAGGATATCCTTAGCTTCTTGTAA
- a CDS encoding slipin family protein yields the protein MASGPDVGLIVGLVFLLIIILVFVGLSFRIVKEWQRAVVLRLGRVLGVKGPGIIFLIPFVDRPVIVDLRINNVDIPPQTVITKDNVTVSIDAVVYYKVVDPIKAVANISNYNTAVINIAQTSLRDIIGQMLLDEVLSERDAINKKLQEILDNYTEGWGVKVTAVTVRDVKLPADLSTAMAQYAAADRLRKAKVILSEGERQAASILADASKSYKDNPIALQIRFLETLSDISQKGGLIIVVPAGQEIYPTISTAIAAGISNYKKGE from the coding sequence ATGGCAAGCGGTCCAGATGTAGGTCTAATAGTAGGGCTAGTGTTTCTATTAATAATAATTCTCGTCTTCGTAGGGCTATCGTTCAGGATCGTGAAGGAATGGCAAAGGGCAGTTGTGTTAAGGTTAGGTAGGGTACTGGGAGTTAAGGGTCCAGGAATAATATTCCTAATTCCATTCGTCGACAGACCGGTAATAGTTGACTTGAGGATCAATAACGTCGACATACCTCCGCAAACAGTGATAACCAAGGACAACGTAACTGTCTCCATAGACGCGGTGGTGTACTACAAGGTCGTAGACCCGATAAAGGCAGTGGCTAACATCTCCAACTACAACACCGCAGTGATCAACATAGCCCAAACATCCCTTAGGGACATAATAGGTCAGATGCTCCTTGACGAAGTACTTAGCGAGAGGGATGCAATCAACAAGAAGTTGCAGGAGATACTAGATAATTACACTGAGGGGTGGGGAGTGAAGGTAACTGCGGTAACAGTAAGGGACGTAAAGCTACCCGCGGATTTGAGCACTGCCATGGCGCAGTACGCTGCAGCAGACAGGCTAAGAAAGGCAAAGGTGATCCTAAGCGAGGGAGAAAGACAAGCAGCCTCTATATTGGCTGACGCCTCCAAGTCCTATAAGGACAATCCAATTGCCCTTCAGATTAGGTTCCTGGAGACCCTATCTGACATCTCCCAAAAGGGCGGACTGATAATCGTCGTACCAGCAGGACAAGAAATATATCCCACGATTTCCACAGCTATCGCGGCTGGCATCTCAAATTACAAGAAAGGGGAGTGA